The Pseudomonas allokribbensis genome has a window encoding:
- a CDS encoding DNA circularization protein, whose amino-acid sequence MNWRDRLLPASFRGVGFWIDQAKTPVGRKGQLHEYPQRDLPFFEDLGQQAKTHDLTAFIIGADCLEQRDKLLQALEQGSGELVHPWLGRLQVKVGECDMTHTRQDGGMVTFSLKFYPDRPLPFPTATVSTQKVLLIKADGLLGSAVARFEQAMTLIKAARIGIANLRNSLTGVYDVIKEQLKPLIAQYKQITELVRAVKELPKEVAAEFKGLLGDIKELKEFAKEGYRGVIADVSQQLEAIRKADAPKITTGKDTNAAAQAMANLVQDTLIVKVAQWVASMPVASTPVKLSSTPSLDQQSKQPVSRQEVPVTDDLQALQKELIEALQKAQDKADPAHYQAIADVKEALIAHLKAVASSGVRLVSKTFQETFPAVVVAYKQFGDATRVTEVIQRNGLSHPSFSPNEVKVSRE is encoded by the coding sequence ATGAACTGGCGTGACCGCTTGTTGCCGGCATCCTTTCGGGGTGTCGGCTTCTGGATCGACCAGGCGAAAACCCCGGTCGGTCGCAAGGGGCAGTTGCACGAATACCCGCAACGCGACCTGCCGTTTTTCGAGGATCTCGGCCAGCAGGCCAAGACCCACGACCTGACGGCGTTCATCATCGGTGCCGATTGCCTGGAGCAGCGCGACAAGCTGCTCCAGGCGCTGGAGCAGGGCAGCGGCGAACTGGTGCACCCGTGGCTGGGACGTTTGCAGGTCAAGGTCGGCGAGTGCGACATGACCCATACCCGCCAGGACGGCGGGATGGTGACGTTCAGCCTGAAGTTCTACCCGGATCGGCCGCTGCCGTTTCCCACGGCGACGGTCAGCACGCAAAAAGTCCTGCTGATCAAGGCCGACGGTTTGCTCGGCTCGGCGGTGGCGCGTTTCGAACAGGCGATGACCCTGATCAAGGCGGCGCGGATCGGCATCGCCAATCTGCGCAACAGCCTGACCGGCGTGTACGACGTGATCAAGGAGCAGCTCAAACCGCTGATCGCGCAGTACAAGCAGATCACCGAGCTGGTCAGGGCCGTCAAGGAACTGCCCAAGGAAGTGGCAGCGGAATTCAAAGGTCTGCTAGGCGATATCAAGGAGCTGAAGGAATTCGCGAAGGAGGGCTACCGTGGCGTGATTGCCGACGTGTCCCAACAACTCGAAGCCATCCGCAAGGCCGATGCACCGAAAATCACCACCGGCAAGGACACCAACGCCGCCGCGCAAGCGATGGCCAACCTGGTGCAGGACACCCTGATCGTCAAAGTGGCGCAATGGGTTGCCTCGATGCCAGTGGCGTCGACGCCGGTGAAACTGTCGTCGACACCGTCGCTGGACCAGCAATCGAAGCAGCCGGTCAGCCGTCAGGAAGTGCCGGTCACCGATGATCTGCAAGCGCTGCAAAAAGAGCTGATCGAAGCGTTGCAAAAGGCCCAGGACAAGGCCGATCCCGCGCACTACCAGGCCATCGCCGATGTAAAGGAAGCGCTGATCGCGCACCTCAAGGCTGTGGCTTCGTCCGGTGTGCGACTGGTCAGCAAAACCTTCCAGGAAACCTTTCCGGCAGTGGTCGTGGCCTACAAACAGTTTGGCGACGCCACGCGGGTGACCGAGGTCATTCAGCGCAACGGTCTGTCTCATCCGAGCTTCTCACCCAACGAAGTCAAAGTTTCCAGGGAGTGA
- a CDS encoding phage tail assembly chaperone — protein MKIYFFAQTLGFDRVESPSPELPEGAVEITHAQYAELFAGQATGKVISASASGQPVLTDPVISPEAAITHERAWRNAVLRDTQWLVWRDAEELEVGEGTTLRAEEFKQLLAYRQALRDWPNDPDFPDAHARPVEPDWLEDLLHNGN, from the coding sequence ATGAAGATCTATTTCTTTGCTCAGACACTCGGATTTGATCGGGTCGAAAGCCCTTCTCCGGAGTTGCCTGAAGGCGCCGTAGAAATCACCCACGCCCAATACGCCGAGCTGTTTGCCGGGCAGGCAACGGGCAAGGTCATCAGCGCCAGTGCCAGTGGGCAACCCGTACTGACCGATCCGGTCATCTCCCCTGAGGCTGCGATCACTCATGAACGCGCATGGCGCAATGCTGTTCTTCGCGACACCCAATGGCTGGTATGGCGTGACGCTGAAGAGCTGGAAGTCGGCGAGGGTACGACCCTGCGCGCCGAAGAGTTCAAACAGCTTCTCGCCTATCGGCAGGCATTGCGCGACTGGCCCAACGATCCGGATTTTCCTGATGCGCACGCTCGTCCGGTAGAGCCCGACTGGCTTGAAGACTTGCTGCACAACGGAAACTGA
- a CDS encoding YmfQ family protein: MGGIRTAAQYQAQLRALLPSGPAWDPERVPELDEVLQGVAVELARLDARAADLLNEMDPAGVSELVPDWEQVMNLPDPCLGATPLFDDRRLAVRRRLLAVGSQAVGYYLEIAKSQGYPNATITELEAPRMGRSRFGAAHWGTWEAQFMWTLNTGGRLLLGRRFGASYWGERFGVNPGSALECMIHRAAPAHTKVHINYD, translated from the coding sequence ATGGGGGGCATAAGAACCGCCGCGCAATACCAGGCGCAATTGCGTGCCTTGCTGCCTTCGGGGCCTGCGTGGGATCCGGAGCGAGTGCCGGAACTCGATGAAGTGCTGCAAGGCGTCGCCGTCGAACTGGCACGCCTCGACGCCCGCGCCGCCGACCTGCTCAACGAGATGGACCCGGCCGGCGTCAGCGAACTGGTGCCGGACTGGGAACAGGTGATGAACCTGCCCGACCCGTGCCTGGGCGCCACACCGCTGTTCGATGACCGGCGCCTCGCTGTACGCCGCCGCTTGTTGGCGGTCGGCAGCCAGGCCGTCGGCTACTACCTGGAAATCGCCAAAAGCCAGGGTTACCCCAACGCCACCATCACCGAGCTCGAAGCCCCGCGCATGGGGCGTTCGCGCTTTGGTGCGGCGCACTGGGGCACCTGGGAAGCGCAGTTCATGTGGACGCTCAACACCGGCGGCCGCCTGCTGCTCGGTCGGCGTTTCGGTGCGAGTTACTGGGGCGAGCGCTTCGGCGTGAACCCGGGCTCGGCGCTCGAATGCATGATCCATCGGGCAGCCCCGGCGCACACCAAGGTGCACATCAATTATGACTAG
- a CDS encoding phage baseplate assembly protein V: MSLLTRLLARGTVVLASSASKLQSLQMRLTAGEVNDDMEHFEPYGFTSHPLAGAEGVVTFLGGDRSHAIALVVADRRYRLQSLAAGEVAIYTDEGDKIHFKRGRIIDIETSTLNIRASTAVNFETPVINQTGKIVSKGDQMAGGISQIKHVHVGVQAGSGQTGAPAGGQ; encoded by the coding sequence ATGAGCCTACTGACACGCCTGCTGGCGCGCGGCACTGTCGTGCTCGCCAGTTCGGCCTCCAAGCTGCAATCGCTGCAAATGCGCCTCACCGCCGGTGAAGTGAACGACGACATGGAGCACTTCGAACCCTACGGTTTCACCAGCCATCCGCTGGCCGGTGCCGAAGGCGTCGTCACGTTTCTGGGCGGTGATCGTTCCCACGCCATTGCCCTGGTGGTCGCCGATCGCCGTTATCGCCTGCAATCGCTGGCGGCCGGCGAAGTGGCGATCTACACCGACGAAGGCGACAAAATTCACTTCAAGCGCGGGCGGATCATCGACATCGAAACCTCCACCCTCAACATCCGCGCCAGCACCGCCGTGAACTTCGAGACGCCGGTGATCAACCAGACCGGCAAGATCGTTTCCAAAGGCGATCAGATGGCTGGCGGCATCAGCCAGATCAAGCACGTGCACGTTGGCGTGCAGGCGGGCAGCGGCCAGACCGGCGCGCCGGCGGGAGGTCAGTGA
- a CDS encoding glycoside hydrolase family 19 protein, producing MQITEDNLKTIMPNARSQAGVFVSPLNDAMARHRIDAPKRIAAFLAQVGHESGQLQYVRELGNNQYLSKYDTGTLALRLGNTPEADGDGQKYRGRGLIQITGRTNYRQCSLGLFGDERLLALPELLEQPQWAAESAAWFWEQNGLNALADRDEFNSITRRINGGLNGLQDRLELWGRARAVLCLPSV from the coding sequence ATGCAAATTACAGAAGACAACCTTAAAACCATCATGCCCAACGCCCGCTCCCAAGCGGGCGTTTTTGTTTCACCGCTCAACGACGCCATGGCTCGCCATCGCATCGACGCGCCCAAGCGCATTGCCGCGTTTCTCGCCCAGGTCGGGCATGAGTCCGGCCAATTGCAGTACGTGCGTGAACTGGGCAACAACCAATACCTGAGCAAATACGACACCGGTACGCTGGCCTTGCGTCTGGGCAATACACCGGAAGCCGATGGCGACGGGCAGAAGTATCGCGGCCGCGGGCTGATCCAGATCACCGGCCGCACCAACTATCGCCAGTGCAGCCTCGGGTTGTTCGGCGATGAGCGACTGCTGGCCTTGCCGGAGCTGCTGGAACAACCGCAATGGGCGGCCGAGTCCGCGGCGTGGTTCTGGGAGCAGAACGGCCTGAACGCACTGGCCGACCGTGATGAGTTCAACAGCATCACCCGGCGAATCAACGGCGGGCTGAACGGTTTGCAGGATCGGCTGGAGCTTTGGGGGCGGGCGAGGGCGGTGTTATGCCTGCCTTCAGTCTGA
- a CDS encoding baseplate J/gp47 family protein, whose translation MPFETPSLPVLIKRTQSDLAGDSLRQSDAQVLARTLGGAAYGLYGYLDWIAEQILPDTADESTLERIAALRLNQPRKPAQVATGNVSFNATAGAVLDVDTLLQSSDGRTFKVTAARTTVNGVNSTSIAALDAGSLGNAEAGLALTPVQPITGVVGNSFVVLAPGLNGGVARESLESLRSRVIRSYRVIPHGGSASDYETWALEVPGVTRAWCRGGFLGPGTVGVYIMRDDDPQPVPNADQLAEVQAYIEPLRPVTAEVHVLPPVQKPVTYQLKLTPDTTAVRAAVETQLRDLHNREADLGEDLLISHIREAISSAAGETDHVLSAPVANVAAGDSELLTFGGCVWGA comes from the coding sequence ATGCCGTTTGAAACCCCTTCGCTGCCGGTGCTGATCAAGCGCACCCAAAGCGACCTGGCCGGCGATTCGCTGCGCCAGTCCGATGCGCAAGTCCTGGCCCGCACACTCGGCGGCGCCGCGTATGGCCTGTACGGCTACCTCGACTGGATTGCCGAGCAGATCCTGCCCGACACCGCCGATGAATCCACCCTGGAACGCATCGCCGCGCTGCGCCTGAATCAGCCGCGCAAACCGGCGCAAGTGGCCACCGGCAACGTCAGCTTCAACGCGACGGCGGGCGCGGTGCTGGACGTCGATACGTTGCTGCAGTCGAGCGACGGTCGCACCTTCAAAGTCACCGCCGCGCGTACCACCGTCAATGGCGTCAACAGCACCTCCATCGCCGCGCTTGATGCCGGCAGCCTGGGCAATGCCGAGGCCGGTCTGGCGCTGACGCCGGTGCAGCCGATCACCGGTGTGGTCGGCAACAGCTTTGTGGTGCTGGCGCCGGGGCTCAACGGCGGGGTAGCGCGGGAAAGTCTGGAGTCGCTGCGCTCGCGGGTGATCCGCTCCTATCGCGTCATCCCCCACGGCGGTTCGGCCAGCGACTACGAGACCTGGGCGCTGGAAGTGCCGGGCGTGACTCGCGCCTGGTGCCGTGGCGGCTTTCTCGGCCCGGGCACCGTGGGCGTCTACATCATGCGTGACGACGACCCGCAACCGGTGCCGAATGCCGATCAACTGGCCGAAGTACAGGCTTACATCGAGCCGCTGCGCCCGGTGACCGCCGAAGTGCATGTGCTCCCGCCGGTGCAGAAACCGGTGACCTATCAACTGAAGCTGACGCCCGATACCACCGCCGTGCGCGCCGCTGTCGAAACCCAACTGCGCGATCTGCACAACCGCGAGGCCGACCTTGGCGAGGATCTGTTGATCAGCCATATCCGCGAAGCGATCAGCAGCGCGGCGGGTGAAACCGATCACGTGCTTTCGGCCCCGGTGGCGAACGTGGCCGCAGGCGACAGCGAACTGCTCACCTTCGGAGGTTGCGTATGGGGGGCATAA
- a CDS encoding phage GP46 family protein, with translation MLFSQNLHAALTRSVLISLFSWRRAADDDALDDEERYGWWGDTFPTVADDRIGSRLWLLRRVKLTRQTQMDAEFYAREALQWLIDDGHCSAIDIISERLDAQRLNLRTVLTLADGERLDINPDNSWQVIYAV, from the coding sequence ATGCTTTTCAGTCAGAACCTCCACGCCGCGCTGACCCGTTCAGTGCTGATCAGCCTGTTCTCCTGGCGCCGTGCGGCCGACGACGATGCCCTCGACGACGAGGAGCGTTACGGCTGGTGGGGCGACACCTTTCCGACCGTAGCCGACGACCGCATCGGTTCGCGGTTGTGGCTGCTGCGTCGGGTCAAGCTGACCCGACAGACCCAGATGGACGCCGAGTTCTATGCCCGCGAAGCCTTGCAATGGCTGATCGACGACGGCCATTGCAGCGCCATCGACATCATCAGCGAACGCCTCGACGCCCAGCGCCTGAACCTGCGTACGGTCCTGACCCTGGCCGACGGCGAACGTCTGGACATCAACCCCGATAACAGTTGGCAGGTGATCTATGCCGTTTGA
- a CDS encoding phage tail protein, translating into MDYPKSVPSVGLVDGRFVDENPVAGTPGSLIPAVWGNSVTQEIVNVIAGAGMTAAEADTGQLFKAIQSIVGNASPMRSVVTRLAASKALTEQELGLVLIDGSPAATTVTLPAASIGLGVRDVIVRRVDNSGNRLVVQTSGTDRIRFHTHLSSNGYPFLVLMGNGDWWHLRSDAAGNWWPVGRLDGSSVGHIAFETTLSVLPGGYAALNGSLLSRTEWPWLWDHAQQSGMLRSEADRAGAWSSGDGATNFRLPEARGEFLRVLSEGGLIDPGRVPGSWQKGSLVQGDNGVGDNILFATNIISQKALLGFDMGNYTDYAGSTVKYITPSETVSPISDADLLNHGGITRPRNIAYPGRIKLI; encoded by the coding sequence ATGGATTATCCAAAGAGCGTCCCCAGCGTTGGCCTGGTCGACGGCCGCTTCGTCGATGAAAACCCGGTGGCGGGAACGCCCGGGTCGTTGATACCGGCGGTGTGGGGCAACAGCGTTACACAAGAGATCGTCAACGTGATCGCTGGCGCCGGGATGACCGCCGCCGAGGCTGATACAGGGCAGTTGTTCAAGGCAATTCAGTCGATTGTCGGCAACGCCAGCCCGATGCGTTCGGTGGTGACGCGGCTGGCAGCCTCCAAAGCTCTGACCGAACAGGAGCTTGGCCTTGTGCTCATCGACGGCAGCCCGGCAGCCACCACAGTGACCCTGCCGGCAGCCAGCATCGGTCTGGGCGTGCGTGACGTTATCGTTCGCCGCGTCGACAACAGTGGCAATCGACTGGTTGTTCAGACGTCCGGTACTGACCGTATCCGCTTTCATACACACCTTTCGTCCAATGGTTACCCCTTTCTGGTGTTGATGGGCAATGGCGACTGGTGGCATCTGCGCAGTGATGCAGCGGGTAACTGGTGGCCGGTGGGACGCCTGGACGGCTCGTCAGTGGGGCACATTGCCTTCGAGACCACGCTTTCCGTTTTGCCCGGTGGCTATGCCGCTTTGAATGGCTCGTTACTCAGCCGAACGGAGTGGCCGTGGCTCTGGGATCACGCGCAACAGTCCGGCATGTTGCGTTCCGAAGCCGATCGCGCCGGTGCATGGTCCTCTGGGGATGGAGCCACAAATTTCCGCTTGCCAGAAGCCCGTGGCGAGTTCCTGCGGGTACTGTCTGAAGGCGGTTTGATCGATCCGGGACGTGTACCGGGGTCTTGGCAAAAAGGCTCGCTGGTCCAGGGCGACAATGGCGTGGGCGACAATATTCTGTTCGCAACAAACATCATTTCCCAGAAAGCCCTGCTGGGGTTCGACATGGGCAATTACACCGATTACGCGGGCTCCACGGTCAAATACATCACCCCTTCTGAAACCGTTTCGCCGATTTCGGACGCAGATCTTTTGAATCATGGCGGTATCACCCGTCCCCGAAACATTGCCTATCCGGGCCGGATCAAACTTATCTGA
- a CDS encoding tail fiber assembly protein, which yields MFNYLFDHVGCLSGPVEFAETPGLGVQLPSNSVQLPFELPSPGNGRVWVLVNGVPREVSDHRGVVHRKDSGAIQIWVEPGELPDDLTADVWPGEGYIWNGQAWMLDETAHLSAIKSGLIDKRDTLLRDAVLRIAPLQYAEDIGDASHEEELQLLEWKLYSVELNRIEKQTGFPEEITWPAVPGTTVTS from the coding sequence ATGTTTAATTATCTGTTCGATCATGTGGGCTGCCTGTCCGGTCCCGTTGAATTTGCCGAGACGCCTGGACTTGGCGTTCAGTTGCCCAGCAATTCAGTGCAATTGCCTTTCGAATTGCCATCGCCTGGAAATGGCCGTGTCTGGGTTCTGGTGAACGGAGTTCCTCGTGAGGTGAGCGATCACCGGGGAGTGGTTCACAGGAAGGACAGCGGTGCGATACAGATCTGGGTTGAACCAGGTGAGTTACCGGATGACCTTACTGCCGATGTCTGGCCAGGAGAGGGATATATCTGGAATGGTCAAGCGTGGATGCTCGATGAAACGGCCCACCTGTCCGCGATCAAGTCTGGCCTTATCGACAAGCGCGACACGCTGCTGCGCGACGCGGTCCTGCGCATCGCCCCCCTGCAATACGCCGAAGACATCGGCGATGCCAGCCACGAAGAAGAGCTGCAACTGCTCGAGTGGAAGCTCTACAGCGTCGAGCTGAACCGAATCGAAAAGCAGACCGGTTTCCCGGAAGAAATCACTTGGCCGGCTGTGCCCGGCACAACCGTCACCAGCTGA
- a CDS encoding phage baseplate assembly protein, which translates to MNETDNRVTLTVGDMEYGGWKSVQITADLERQFRTFKLDITWQWPGQTVDQRIKAGDPCEVRIGKDLVLTGYVFKAPISYDGRQISLSIEGSSKTQDLVDCAARNNPGQWQDQSLLNIVQALAMEYALMVVNEIPETARLSKHTIVPGETAFQSIDRLLSLYRVFSTDDAEGRLVLAKPGSGGRASDALELGKNILSANAPMDFSQVFSEYRVIGQHKGNDKKSGAAVSEVESVAADLSFKRRRTTIINEGSQLTFELAQQRAQWESATRMGRALTTTYQVQGWRQSNGDLWRHNTLVRVKDPVLGFDEDMLISKVTYSLSAQGSVTTLQVAPPHTFDANPSPPKKT; encoded by the coding sequence ATGAACGAGACTGACAATCGCGTGACGCTGACCGTCGGCGACATGGAATACGGCGGCTGGAAAAGCGTGCAGATCACCGCGGACCTGGAGCGCCAGTTCCGCACCTTCAAACTCGACATCACCTGGCAATGGCCGGGGCAGACCGTGGATCAGCGGATCAAGGCCGGCGACCCGTGCGAAGTGCGGATCGGCAAGGATCTGGTGCTCACCGGTTATGTGTTCAAGGCCCCGATCAGCTATGACGGTCGGCAGATCAGCCTGAGCATCGAAGGCAGTTCCAAGACCCAGGATCTGGTGGATTGTGCGGCGCGAAACAACCCCGGCCAATGGCAGGATCAGTCGTTGTTGAACATCGTCCAGGCCCTGGCCATGGAGTACGCGTTGATGGTGGTCAACGAAATTCCCGAGACCGCACGCCTGAGCAAACACACGATCGTGCCGGGTGAAACGGCGTTTCAGTCGATCGACCGCTTGCTCTCGCTGTACCGGGTGTTTTCCACCGATGACGCCGAAGGCCGGCTGGTGCTCGCCAAACCGGGCAGCGGCGGCCGCGCCAGCGATGCACTGGAGCTGGGGAAGAACATTCTCTCGGCCAATGCACCGATGGATTTCAGCCAGGTGTTCTCCGAATACCGGGTGATCGGCCAGCACAAGGGTAACGACAAGAAGAGCGGGGCAGCGGTCAGCGAAGTGGAATCGGTGGCGGCCGACCTGAGCTTCAAGCGCCGGCGTACCACGATCATCAACGAAGGCTCGCAACTGACCTTCGAACTGGCCCAGCAACGGGCCCAATGGGAAAGCGCAACCCGTATGGGCCGCGCGCTGACCACCACTTATCAAGTGCAGGGCTGGCGTCAGTCCAACGGTGACCTGTGGCGTCACAACACCCTGGTGCGGGTCAAGGATCCGGTGCTCGGGTTCGATGAAGACATGCTGATTTCCAAGGTGACGTACTCGTTGTCGGCGCAAGGCTCGGTGACCACCCTGCAAGTGGCGCCGCCGCATACCTTCGATGCCAATCCTTCGCCGCCGAAAAAAACCTGA
- a CDS encoding phage tail protein, which yields MIIIHELHQFEEGLRPAQPSTAHVWDGEKWELSDDRVAAMQQEETERLCVNLDAVADSTRTALAGDPLKALEYAQAAIDAQAYQDAGYPKKEVPLSVAAWVAKGRSAKQSAEQILDKAAQLSENLLTLRTLRLKAKTQIRAYASKGQMDQARATADEALQAIRQLTANPAL from the coding sequence ATGATCATCATTCATGAACTGCATCAGTTCGAGGAAGGCTTGCGTCCTGCACAACCCTCCACCGCACATGTCTGGGATGGCGAGAAGTGGGAGCTGAGTGACGACAGAGTCGCCGCAATGCAGCAGGAAGAAACCGAACGTCTGTGCGTCAATCTCGATGCAGTCGCCGACAGCACCCGCACCGCACTGGCCGGTGACCCGCTCAAAGCCCTCGAGTACGCCCAGGCGGCGATCGACGCTCAGGCCTATCAAGACGCCGGTTACCCGAAAAAGGAAGTGCCGTTGTCCGTTGCTGCCTGGGTTGCCAAGGGCCGGTCGGCCAAACAGTCCGCCGAGCAGATCCTCGACAAGGCTGCCCAGCTCAGCGAGAACCTGCTGACCTTGCGCACCTTGCGCCTGAAAGCCAAGACCCAGATCCGCGCGTACGCGAGCAAGGGCCAGATGGATCAGGCTCGCGCTACCGCCGATGAGGCGCTGCAGGCCATTCGTCAGCTGACGGCCAACCCGGCTCTGTAA
- a CDS encoding phage tail protein → MDYPKSVPSAGLVNGKFVDENPLTGTPGSLIPADWGNSVTQEILSVIKAGELTPDEKKYDQLLQAIQTVTAKGWNLDSALPIGSLPAATVATADGRLAVTPAAVSTSGGRVSIPAGVLVSLGQEVVAGQLGRSRTFTTQAWSSADLLPSSGYFLRAQVIGGALTFYMQRGTVYDATPEGLKGTVNGAAGGGFQSTPLDICLAWVVTAGPGSVPTVRLIYNRSRLSWTQTVNGNGVVYLPLDPHARAARLVVGNPTPHPTGITSVNFAPGGWLGGNYCFLNPTVGTSSNWDGWATAGGAALIFSSNVVSDTTVSTLTASFDHNELRSLWQAYQAEHTWGAGNAASDELLFSMGLKSVGPADYASGIAVNFAAAVNVNFSWELIR, encoded by the coding sequence ATGGATTATCCGAAGAGTGTGCCCAGCGCCGGTCTGGTGAATGGGAAATTTGTCGATGAGAACCCTCTGACCGGGACGCCGGGATCGCTGATTCCGGCGGACTGGGGTAACAGCGTCACGCAGGAAATTCTCAGCGTGATCAAGGCCGGGGAGCTGACCCCGGACGAGAAGAAATACGATCAGTTGCTGCAGGCTATTCAGACGGTGACGGCCAAGGGTTGGAATCTGGATTCGGCGTTGCCGATCGGGTCTTTGCCTGCGGCAACCGTGGCCACAGCGGACGGGCGTCTGGCGGTGACGCCAGCCGCGGTGTCGACCAGTGGCGGCCGAGTATCGATCCCGGCAGGCGTATTGGTCAGCCTCGGACAGGAAGTCGTGGCAGGGCAGTTGGGGCGTTCGCGTACGTTCACCACTCAGGCCTGGAGCAGTGCCGACCTGCTGCCGAGTTCGGGTTACTTTCTGCGCGCTCAGGTGATTGGCGGTGCGCTGACCTTTTACATGCAGCGCGGCACAGTCTATGACGCGACACCGGAAGGTTTGAAGGGCACGGTAAATGGCGCAGCGGGTGGTGGCTTCCAGTCGACGCCGCTGGATATCTGTCTGGCCTGGGTTGTCACCGCCGGACCCGGTTCGGTGCCGACTGTCAGGCTGATCTACAACCGAAGCCGGTTGTCGTGGACGCAGACGGTCAATGGCAATGGAGTGGTGTATCTGCCGCTGGATCCACATGCGCGAGCGGCGCGTCTGGTGGTGGGCAATCCCACGCCGCACCCGACCGGCATCACCAGTGTGAACTTCGCGCCGGGCGGATGGCTGGGTGGCAACTATTGCTTCCTCAACCCGACCGTGGGCACCTCCAGCAACTGGGATGGCTGGGCAACGGCCGGCGGCGCCGCGCTTATTTTCTCCAGCAACGTGGTCAGCGATACGACGGTTTCGACATTGACCGCCAGCTTCGACCATAACGAATTGCGCTCACTGTGGCAGGCGTATCAGGCCGAACATACCTGGGGCGCGGGCAATGCCGCCAGTGACGAATTGCTGTTCAGCATGGGGCTCAAGAGCGTCGGTCCGGCCGATTACGCCAGCGGCATCGCGGTCAACTTTGCCGCCGCCGTCAATGTGAATTTTTCCTGGGAGTTGATCCGATGA
- a CDS encoding phage tail assembly chaperone: MARYARIENGVAVEVIDTGDFAIEQLFAPAFVAAMVPVPEGVNVEIGASMDETAPAIEPAYEPPNPVVAKAPEVEENQPLAAERTWRQSALAATEWRVTRHRDEQELGRGTTLKAQQYLELLEYRQALRDWPGSDAYPSSVSRPSAPQWLAGAIG; the protein is encoded by the coding sequence ATGGCCCGTTATGCACGTATTGAAAACGGTGTCGCAGTCGAAGTGATCGACACCGGTGACTTCGCGATCGAACAACTGTTCGCGCCTGCGTTCGTCGCGGCGATGGTACCGGTGCCCGAAGGCGTCAACGTCGAAATCGGCGCGTCGATGGACGAGACAGCTCCCGCTATCGAGCCTGCGTACGAACCGCCAAACCCTGTTGTCGCCAAGGCCCCCGAAGTTGAGGAAAACCAGCCTCTGGCGGCGGAGCGTACCTGGCGTCAGTCGGCTCTCGCAGCCACCGAATGGCGGGTCACCCGCCACCGCGATGAGCAGGAATTGGGACGCGGGACAACGCTCAAGGCCCAGCAATACCTGGAACTGCTCGAGTACCGCCAGGCATTGCGCGACTGGCCTGGTTCCGACGCATATCCGTCATCCGTTTCGCGGCCCTCAGCACCGCAGTGGCTGGCCGGAGCGATTGGCTGA
- a CDS encoding gp53-like domain-containing protein: MDYPKSVPSVGLVNGQFADEDPVAGKPGSLIPAAWGNGVTQEILGVVQAAGMTPSEASNNQLLGALRSSRLFATPPQFDTGKAVATPEFVQRALGNHASARSLVDTTQLTAADVGCAFGLGGSAAYTVTLPEVSSVPDGATLSFHCLSNSVITIASKTGTQICPQGAYLSSITINGGESAQFVKGYGIWTVHGTASLKYSNAFTLQLASAGYQKLPSGLILQWVVGGSDANGIMSLSLPVRFQTAIVGGVADEGNPSGWSAGNTTVWAFDSTLSTTSVAAARVRNVDGTSVRPAPGIMGRILVWGR, from the coding sequence TTGGACTATCCCAAGAGTGTACCCAGCGTCGGGCTGGTCAATGGACAGTTTGCCGATGAGGATCCGGTTGCCGGAAAACCCGGTTCGCTGATTCCGGCGGCGTGGGGCAATGGCGTCACGCAGGAAATTCTCGGCGTTGTTCAAGCCGCTGGCATGACGCCCAGCGAGGCGTCGAACAATCAGTTGCTGGGTGCGTTGCGCAGTTCCCGATTGTTTGCGACTCCGCCGCAGTTCGATACCGGAAAAGCGGTGGCCACGCCTGAGTTCGTGCAACGTGCGTTGGGTAACCATGCCAGTGCCCGGAGCCTGGTCGACACGACGCAGCTCACGGCTGCAGATGTGGGGTGCGCATTCGGACTGGGTGGAAGCGCGGCTTACACCGTGACACTGCCTGAGGTTTCCAGTGTCCCCGATGGTGCCACTCTCAGTTTTCATTGCCTCAGCAACTCAGTCATCACGATCGCCAGTAAAACCGGAACACAAATCTGCCCGCAGGGTGCTTACTTGAGTTCGATCACGATCAACGGCGGTGAAAGCGCGCAGTTCGTGAAGGGCTATGGCATCTGGACGGTCCATGGCACTGCGAGCCTGAAATATTCAAACGCCTTTACCTTGCAGCTAGCCAGTGCCGGTTATCAAAAACTGCCCAGCGGTTTGATTCTGCAATGGGTTGTGGGTGGTTCTGACGCCAACGGCATCATGAGCCTGTCTTTGCCGGTCAGGTTCCAGACGGCGATCGTCGGCGGAGTGGCCGATGAGGGGAACCCGTCCGGCTGGAGCGCGGGCAACACGACTGTCTGGGCGTTTGATTCGACCCTTTCAACAACATCGGTAGCTGCGGCGCGGGTCAGGAATGTCGACGGCACGAGTGTGAGACCGGCACCCGGCATCATGGGCCGCATTCTGGTTTGGGGGCGATAA